The DNA window TCTCATTATGGGCCTTTTCCTATTTTGGGCTCAATTGggtttattttttctcattatGGGCCTTTTCCTATTTGGGCTCAATTGGGTTCTATTTCTATGATTTGGGTTATACTAAAATTGACCACTATACCTAAACACCCGggttcaaaattaattaaatcacggacaatttaaataatgaaaacggattaaaattttgtaattaggcattgtttaaaaatatggtCGTATGTGTTATTTTCCAGTGGGCTGAAATTCAAACACATCGCGCTGAAAGCAGAGCAAAGAGAGGTGGAATTGGAGGGGAAGCCAAACTTCAAACTGAGGAACAGCGCTCGTCccaattccatttccatttctaaTTTTCCCGTCTTAGAATCATCAATTTAGCGAAGACCTTCTCAATTCAATTGCGAGATTCGAAAATTACGAGGCATTTCTTCACTTCTCTGCAATGGAATCCTCTGCAATTACTCTCATCATGGTTCAAGGACCTCGCGAGGGCGAAACCCTACATTTTCCACCCGGAACGACGATTCGGATCGGTCGCGTTGTTCGGGGTAATTCCGTCGCTATCAAAGACGCTGGCATCTCCACCAAGCACCTCTCTATTGAATCCGAGTCCGTATCAGGCAAGTGGATGCTTCGGGACCTTGATTCTTCAAATGGTACTTTTGTTAACGATGCTAAGCTTTCTCCACACGATGCCGTCGCTCTAAGAGACGGCGACACCATTAAATGCGGCGAGTTGACCTCGATTTTGGTCAGAATAAACAGTAATGAAGAGTGTCGATCGAAGCGAAACCCTAGGCGGAAAGCTGCGGAGAAGTGTACAGGTTCCAATGTCGTGGGATCAGTTGCAGGAACTCGGGGTCGAAGAGGAAAGGCTGTGGAAGAGGTAAGCGTACTTGGGGTTTTTAATGAGGCGACGTTAGAGAGTGGAAGATGTTTAAGGCCGAGGAAGAGGAGGGGTGTGAAATGTGAAATTACTAACCAAGTAGCGGATTGCAAGAAAATTGAGGAGAATTTAGATTTGGTAAGAGGGTCAGAGAATGTGAACAATGTGGAAAATGAACCCAGCACAAAAATTACTAGAGGAAGCACCAGGAAAGCGAACAGCACTGTACGTGTGGCCACTGATTCTGTTCTTGGGAATGTTCCGGAGAACCCATGTCTGGGTGGTGAACTAAAGGCTGGGGCAAAAAAGACGAGAGCGGGAACTAGGGGAAGGAAGAAATTGCAAAATGAGCCACCACCCGATTGTGGTACAGTTATAAAATTGGAACATAGTGAAAGCGTCGAGCAGAAGAGCTTAGGAGAAAATAAACTGGTTGACGATGGAGAAGGTAAGAACAATGCGCATGTTGAAGAAGCCGGTAGTGGGTCTAGCCCTCAAGTGGTCTGTGATCGAGATGAAAACGAAGATGTGTGTATTATTTCAGAAGGTTGCGAAAAGGTTGCTGATGGGAGAGATTCACATGGTGAGGACATCCTTCGTAAGGCCGAGGAGGCGCCAGatttgaagaagatgacacTTGGGGAGTGGTTTGATTATTTGGAGACTCACTTGCCTAAACAAATTATTGATGCGACTGAAGAGGTTATTTCTGGTATGAGAATTAAATCTGCACAAGTACGGGAGTATGTTGCACAGCAGAAGATTGAGAATAGCCAGGGAGGTTAGTGGAAGGAAAACACTGGCGTACGAGGTAACCTTTTTGCTTccttatttgatttaaaattgtaCATAGATTATTCTTAGTTTGTTACACACACCTTTTTGATCTTCTAATATATCATTTACTTGattactttcattttttgatgTATCATCTCTGATGTTCCTTATTTGATTGCTCTCATGTGTCAATCAATCTTTATGGCTTGGACTTACTGTGATTTTGCATTTCATAGTGTNtttttttttttttttttttttttttgtgccaTGTATAGATGAattcttacttttttcttcttattaaaATGGCTTTGAAACTCCTCATGTAGCCACAACAAGGAGTGTAATTTATGTAGAAACTACCAAAGAAGCTTGGGCTTGTGTATTAGATGTTTGTTCATTAATCTGAAAATGTTTTGGGCGTCTGATTTCTCTGCCTAAAAGATAGTTGTGAGATGACATGTTGGTTGGATGGAGAggttgaagagaaaaagaaacattttttataagagtttataagggtgtggacaAATATTCCTAGTAAACGGgctttaaaaacattgaaggGAAATCCAAtcggaaaagcctaaagaagacaatatcggctagcggtgggcttgggctattacaaacagtatcagagctagacaccgggcaatATGCCAGCGAAGAGGcttaaagggggtggacacgaggtggggtgtgccagcaaggacgctagccccAAAGGTGGGTAGATTgggagatcctacatcgatgggagaaaggaacgagtgctagcaaggacactgggtctcgaaaggggtggattgtgagattcagggctggattgtgagatcccacatcgattgaggaggagaacgaatcattttttataagggtgtggaaacctccccgtaacaacgcgttttaaaaactttgaagggaagctcgaaaagaaaattccaaagaagacaatatctactagcggtgggctaaGGCGGTTACAAAAAAGTTTGAGAGATGGAGAGGAAACATTTGGGCAGGCTTCTGATGAGCTTCCTGATCAGGGAGGCCATGGTTGTGTGAATTGATAAGGGTTACTTTCCATTTGAAGTCAGTTTAGGATGTATTTATAGTTTATCCTAGTTtgatgatatgaatgaaaatgtgttataaaagatttaaattttcaccttatttgaactaaaaatataactttctctctctctctctatattaAGTAGTTGAAATATAATCACTCCTCTCAAAAAAAGGAAGTAAATTTATAGTTGAAGTTTCACATGCCTCATCTCCATGTTTAAGAACTCCACCTTCCCCCTCCAACCTTTTCACAAGAAAACTGCTCAATATCCCcactttctttccttttcttatctCCTACCtcatcctcttcctcttcactCATAACTTCTTAAAACCCCGCTTCCAACTGTGTGCCATTCACACCCCATATCATGAAACTTTCTCGTCTAAATTCGCTCCGGCGAGTTCAGTCCGGCGAGCTCATCATGAAGTTTCCCGACGATCAAGACGAATCCAAGAGGCCCCAATTCCCTCTCGATTCTAGCTGTTACAAAATCATCGATGAAATTGGGGTCGGCGTCAGCGCCGTCGTTTACAAAGCCATTTGCATTCCCATGAACTCTGCAGTGGTGGCCATCAAAGCCATTGACCTCGATCGATCGCGAGCAGATTTCGATGACATTCGAAGAGAAGCCAAAATTCTGTCACTTCTCTCTCATCCAAACATTCTTAACGCCCACTGTTCGTTCACAGTCGATCGTCGCCTTTGGGTCGTGATGCCGTTCATGTCTGCCGGATCTTTACAGTCGATTATTACGTCGTCGTTTCCAGACGGCTTGCCTGAGCCCTGCATCGCTGTCGTTCTCCGGGAAATTCTACACGCTCTGACTTACCTCCACGACCAAGGCCACCTCCACCGCGACATTAAAGCCGGAAACATTCTGATGGACTCAAATGGGTCCGTCAAGCTAGCTGATTTCGGAGTTTCGGCATCCATTTTCGAGGCCAATTCCACACAGGGGGTGCCAATTTCTCCATCATCGACGTCGATGATGCTGAAGGAAATCGCGGGAACGCCATATTGGATGGCGCCGGAGGTGATTCACTCGCACAATGGGTATAGTTTGAAAGCGGATATATGGTCATTTGGAATCACGGCGTTGGAATTAGCCCACGGACGACCTCCCCTTTCTCATCTCCCACCTTCCAAGTCCCTCCTCCTGAAAATCACGCGAAGGTTTCGATTCTCGGATTACGAGAATCAACAAAACAGCAAtaacaagaacaaattttcaaaagggTTCAAGGAATTAGTAGCCTCATGCCTTGATCAGGAGCCATCGAGAAGACCATGCGCCGATAAATTGCTCAAACATCCCTTTTTCAGGAACTGCAAGGGCCCTGATCTTCTCATAAAGACTGTATTACAAGGTTTGCCGAGTGTCGAAGAGAGATTCAAATTGGGAAAATTGCAGCGATTACCATCGATGAAAacggaggaagaagatgaagaggaaATAGAGAAGGAAATTATAAAACAGAGGAGGATCAGCGGGTGGAATTTCAAGGAGGATGGGCTAGAGCTGGAGCCTGTTTTTCCAGGGGAAAACTGCGAGGAAGATGAATGTTCGATCATAAAACAGGTCCGATTCGGTGGGGAATCGATCATGGAGAAGGGTTCGAGGGATTCGAGTGAGTGCTGTTCGGGGGTATCGGATCTGAGTTCACCAACGGGGAACGGGAGGAGAGGCGaagtggaggaggaggaggaggagggtgTTGACAGGGAGTCGATAATGGGTGGATTGGTGGCGCTGAAAAGGAGCTTGGACGAGCAGAGGAGGGCGGTGGGGAGTTTGATAGAGCTGATAGAAGGAGAGAAAGGGGGAGAGATGAGCCGAGAGGAGCAGATAGGGAGATTGATGGAGAAGATGACGAGGGAATTGGAGAATGAGCGGAAGAGGAACTTTGAATTGGAGATGGAGTTGGAATTTCTTAGGCTTCAGATCTCCGCTGCCCATAATACTGGCGCTGCTTAACTCTTCTTAGCCGCCCTTCATATCTatgttgtttttggttttatgttttgttatctATGAAAGAAAAGACATTTAAAAACATAAGATAGCCCACGCACTAACCAAACGCCTGAATGGACTCTACACTAGAAGACCAATGTTAACCATTTTTGGCCCAAATCATATCTATTTTTATCTCAATAGAATAAGGcccaaatcatatttatttctGAACCAAATGGATATTGAATGAGGTAGTAACTCCAAGTCTTTACCTGGGgtttcaaacaaacaaaattgtgTTTGAAGGAGTGGCGGGTGAGTGTGTGAGAGACATGAATGACACAGaaaccaagaagaagaacaaatagaaaaagaagagaacacAGAAACAGTGTTACATTAATTTAAGAGAAGGTGTAATAAAAGAATATCATAAACTCCGAGTCCCATAAATGGCAAACGCCATTACTCGCCCAGGCCGAGGTTCCCTAAAATAACCTCTCATAACCATAAACATGAAGGACATTTTCAGGGCCTTCTcttttcctcctcttccttcttctctttctctctctctctctcttcttttcctGAACCtaatttcccctttttcttttccttttagtaATCATAGAGacagagagaaggaaaaaaaaaaaaaaacataaaaaaggtatcttttttttttacttttctctcCCTCCCAAGCATCATCCATGGAGAGGAACTGTCTACGCACTGCCTGTCGTACGAGTTTAACAACAATGAACACCACCATCAGCAGCGGAGGAggagcagcagcaacagcaggaggaggaggaggaggaggaggaggaggaccCAACGGGGTAGGGAAAAGCCAGAGAAACAAGGTGTGCAGGGCAGCGGCGGCGGCAGAGGAGGATTTCATAAATGGGATTTCATGGCCACCAAGAAGTTACACGTGCAACTTCTGCAAAAGGGAATTTAGATCGGCTCAAGCACTTGGCGGCCACATGAATGTCCATCGTAGAGATAGAGCCTTACTCTACTCTCCCCCTGCTGATCATACCCACTTCACAAATCTCAACCTTAACCTTCACCATAACCCTTTCCCTAATCGCCCCTTCAAAGCCTTGGAGATTGCCAAACCTAATAGGAACAAGCCCCACAAATTCATTGGTTTGGACATTGAAATCAGCACTACCAATAACACTGCCACCCTACTTACTGAATCCAAGAAGAAGGACATTGATTTGGAGCTTCGATTAGGGTACTCGACTTAGAGATGACATGAAGTTGTGGTGTGGGAAcatgttcttcaaatttttctcCTACGTTGTGTTGAAATTAGAATATATTCACCTTCTCCATCTCCCAATATCCACATtattgtttgcttctttcactctttcaatGTCTTTATTGGTTCATCTTTTTGTGTCTGATTTGAAGgattccatttcttttctGAATCAACTTGTCTGTACCTCCTTCATTTAGTGAGACTCTCATTAAAATCtcacaatatataatattatgcAATGTGTAATCTCTTCTTCCCTTCCCTCCCTCTTATCATGTCTTAACACTTAATTAACcaaatatcatcaaattcagTGCATATTCATTCTTTACAAGTGCTTCTATTGTGCCCTATTACCCATTGTGACCCCAATGTTATTTCTTATCATTTCACTCATAATCTATGAATACATTGACCTAACAACTTAACATCTCAAGTTTAGGTTATAGGAGTGATATGACGTTATATTTTGACTACCTCCCACTTCTTAAACAAATTTCCTAAAATCCCATCAAATTTGGTGACCAAAGTTGGATAACTTCATACTATTATAAAGATACATGGAGGGTCGGGTCGATGACTCTGACCGAATCAATCAAAGTGGTTtgatattgtgagatccaatgtaagggtgtagaaacttttaCCTGtcatatgtgttttaaaaatcttccCAGAGGGAAAACACaaagagacaatatttgttaggtGTGTGGTTGGAGGGAGAGAGGATAGAAGAGATTGATTGATGTGTGAGATTGCATGGAAGGGAAGTTAGGAAGAGGTTACCAAAAGGAATGATAATTGGTTTTAGGGTCATTGGATGCTTTTTCCCAGAAATGTGAGAGAGGGTGTGTGGTTTTGTGTTTGGTTTTGCATGTTCCCGACAATGTCTGGGCGTCAAATGCCATGATGGGTTTTCCTTATTTGGATCCAAATGCTTTCCTCTGTCCCAAACATTTCAGACTAACTGTGCCAccctctttcaattttaactcTCTCCACTTTTCTCTTACGAACTcacctcctcttcttcttcttcttcttcttcttctacacATCACCCACCTCATTACTCAacattagggtttagggttttcaagAGTTTGACTTCCTTcatctttccatttaattaataccaaaattttgtttatatatatatatatgaaggTGAAGATGAAGGGGAaggtgatgatgatgatgaataaAACTAATCAGTAGAAATAGCAAAAGGGCAATAAATGAAGGTGTTGGATTATGTATTGGGGTTTGATCTTCGTCTCCCATTTATAAAGTGAATGAAGTAAATGCATCAGAACTGGGAATAGAAACCACCTTCTGCCATCTCTTTCACTCTGCTTCCACAAATTATTCCTCTTCAtttacatcatcatcatcatcatcaccatcatcacCATAAATACAATTCAAACCCTTTCAATatttaccaaaaaaacaaaagaaaaaacccctTATAATAGTTAATAGACATGGGTGAAAAGATGATGAGAGAAGAGGTGAGGCATGGGGACAAAAGGGATGGAAAGGTGTGGGAGTGGGTGTGGGAGTCTCCCAAATGTGTATTTTTGGTGAAAGTGGGTATTAGGAGGACATGGCATAAAGGCATACATATATCACCATCCATGCCTTTTAGCCCCCCCTCTTCTCCAAATATCCTTCATTCACTTACTCACTCACTCAATTTTATGTCTTACcacaaatatatttcaaactCCGTCCCATtcgtttaaaatataaatcaatttctttgtcacttttataaatgtttcaaaactaccttatatttaataaatatatatttatgggCTTTTCTAGTACCTGGCGTGAAACGGTTGTACCCACCGGTTCATTGGTAAGTATGAAATCCATTTCAATTAGGCCCAATGAATTGTCTATTTTGGGCCATATATTTTATGGTCCAGTGGGCCGTATCTTTGTTTCAAACAAGCCcactccctctctctctctcagcaTTCACGtctattacaaatttatttattatttataatttgagaaattatatatatactcagTTACTAGTAAGTTtattccatatatatatatatatatagctgaaataaaataaatttgtaaatatatttgGCAGTTCAAACGGCCGTCTAACATGggaggaaaaatatattttaaaaagttttaaaatatattggaaaataaaaaagaaataataaaaataataaagtgcGACGCAAGAAGACATATGGTAAGGTGGAGATTttccataattaaaataataggtAAGTTACAATCAACTCATTCTCTTTTAAACTGCTCCTCTCTGTGGGCCCCCATCCTCCCTTCAATCACCTCTAAATTTCctcatatattattatattatatgcaGTAATCATCCAtttaattctctatttataataataattggtaGTGAAATTTGTAGGTAAGAGATGGATGGAAGAAGCATATAGAGTATGGTATGGTATGGTATGGGGGGGTTAATGGGGAGTATATTATAATCACATGTAAAAGATGAAGGAGAGAAGAGGATTGATTGCTGTTTAGAAAGGGCATCTCTCGTGACCCTGAGTGCGAGCAGAGCTCAAAGCCCCAGGATGCATCGCCCACAGATTGGCCCACGTTCCCCTCTTCTCCACCCGGGCTTCACATTTTTCCCTATCCCTCATTTATTTCCCTCCCATTTTGAATGATCTCTTCCCCAATTTACTCTCCCCCCtccccttctctttcttctacAGCCGGCTCCCAAactaaactatttaaaaaaacaaacccttCTCCCGCAAACTCAATCCCATATAACCCTCTCTCACAAACATCCATAAATGCCACAATGGAAAACGCAGATGTTTTGTGTTTGTCTCTGTACCTCCTTCCACTTTCTGCTCTCTGTATAAAGACTCCGCCTTCTACTCCCCCTTTTACccattcccttctttcttctccacATAATTTTGCATGGATTTTGGAAAACAGGGGACCTCCGACAGTTCCAGCGACGAATATGACCCCCCGCCGCCGCCACACCAacatcaccatcatcatcatcatcatcccaAACACCACGCCGATAATGACCCCACTAAACGCCCCTACGAGTGCACATTTTGTAAGCGTGGCTTCACCAATGCTCAAGCCCTCGGTGGCCACATGAACATCCACCGCAAGGACCGTGCCAAACCCAAACACCGCAATTTCACtcattcctcttcttcttctcctcatTCCAACGACCAATTATTCCCTCCCCTTTCCACCCAACCCAACATCCCCTATTGCCCCCCGCCGCCGCAGCCGCCGTCGTCTTACCGGATGTACTTTGACACCGCTGCCACCAACTTCCCTATTCACCCCCAGATCAGATCGCCCGGCGTCGTCAATCAAGAGCTTCTCGGAGCCGATCTCAGCCTCCAAATTGATCAAACCAGGGGTGTCTGGGAAAATGAAGAAGTCGATTTGGAGCTTCGACTCGGGCATGAATATCGCTGATCCAATctgacgacgacgacgacgaagaagaagaggagatcCAGATGGGTGCgttatttttcaagttttattGTACAGCGATGGTGATAATAAGGGGAACAtggttttgaatttgtttactTGAAATGTTTTGTATTACCAGCTCGGCTCTGTCTAATTTTGTCATCTTTCTCAGAGCTAGCTATTAAAAACACAATCTTCAgtattgttaaattaaaaccTCTTCTTTTCCACTCTTCATACACTACTTAATTGAAACTCTCCTAACCAAGATTTCCCGCTccaaaaaatatcaaattaaatcaattgCAATTCTAATCAAATTAAACTTACTTTTGCATTTAGAA is part of the Cucurbita pepo subsp. pepo cultivar mu-cu-16 chromosome LG03, ASM280686v2, whole genome shotgun sequence genome and encodes:
- the LOC111790145 gene encoding FHA domain-containing protein At4g14490-like, whose product is MESSAITLIMVQGPREGETLHFPPGTTIRIGRVVRGNSVAIKDAGISTKHLSIESESVSGKWMLRDLDSSNGTFVNDAKLSPHDAVALRDGDTIKCGELTSILVRINSNEECRSKRNPRRKAAEKCTGSNVVGSVAGTRGRRGKAVEEVSVLGVFNEATLESGRCLRPRKRRGVKCEITNQVADCKKIEENLDLVRGSENVNNVENEPSTKITRGSTRKANSTVRVATDSVLGNVPENPCLGGELKAGAKKTRAGTRGRKKLQNEPPPDCGTVIKLEHSESVEQKSLGENKLVDDGEGKNNAHVEEAGSGSSPQVVCDRDENEDVCIISEGCEKVADGRDSHGEDILRKAEEAPDLKKMTLGEWFDYLETHLPKQIIDATEEVISGMRIKSAQVREYVAQQKIENSQGG
- the LOC111790144 gene encoding serine/threonine-protein kinase BLUS1, whose product is MKLSRLNSLRRVQSGELIMKFPDDQDESKRPQFPLDSSCYKIIDEIGVGVSAVVYKAICIPMNSAVVAIKAIDLDRSRADFDDIRREAKILSLLSHPNILNAHCSFTVDRRLWVVMPFMSAGSLQSIITSSFPDGLPEPCIAVVLREILHALTYLHDQGHLHRDIKAGNILMDSNGSVKLADFGVSASIFEANSTQGVPISPSSTSMMLKEIAGTPYWMAPEVIHSHNGYSLKADIWSFGITALELAHGRPPLSHLPPSKSLLLKITRRFRFSDYENQQNSNNKNKFSKGFKELVASCLDQEPSRRPCADKLLKHPFFRNCKGPDLLIKTVLQGLPSVEERFKLGKLQRLPSMKTEEEDEEEIEKEIIKQRRISGWNFKEDGLELEPVFPGENCEEDECSIIKQVRFGGESIMEKGSRDSSECCSGVSDLSSPTGNGRRGEVEEEEEEGVDRESIMGGLVALKRSLDEQRRAVGSLIELIEGEKGGEMSREEQIGRLMEKMTRELENERKRNFELEMELEFLRLQISAAHNTGAA
- the LOC111790146 gene encoding zinc finger protein 11-like, whose product is MERNCLRTACRTSLTTMNTTISSGGGAAATAGGGGGGGGGGPNGVGKSQRNKVCRAAAAAEEDFINGISWPPRSYTCNFCKREFRSAQALGGHMNVHRRDRALLYSPPADHTHFTNLNLNLHHNPFPNRPFKALEIAKPNRNKPHKFIGLDIEISTTNNTATLLTESKKKDIDLELRLGYST
- the LOC111790148 gene encoding transcriptional regulator SUPERMAN-like — protein: MDFGKQGTSDSSSDEYDPPPPPHQHHHHHHHHPKHHADNDPTKRPYECTFCKRGFTNAQALGGHMNIHRKDRAKPKHRNFTHSSSSSPHSNDQLFPPLSTQPNIPYCPPPPQPPSSYRMYFDTAATNFPIHPQIRSPGVVNQELLGADLSLQIDQTRGVWENEEVDLELRLGHEYR